The Strix uralensis isolate ZFMK-TIS-50842 chromosome 34, bStrUra1, whole genome shotgun sequence genome window below encodes:
- the LOC141936815 gene encoding acrosin-like produces MPLAVMHLLHLLVVLALCWPAHSAWDSCGGTCGLRPMAADDGTSRVVGGTDAQTGAWPWIVSIQDLWAAGTRHVCGGSLISPQWVLTAAHCFIKARHITMWRVVVGATHLTQLGPEAQVRTIKRLLVHEDYRNIPHINDIALLELDQPVQCSNSIQLACVPDASLKVSELTTCYISGWVSTTARAEGSTDVLQESKVHLIDLNLCNSSRWYLGAVHPHNLCAGYPQGGIDTCQGDSGAPLVCKDKNAEYFWLVGVTSWGRGCTRAKRPGIYTSTQHFYDWILERMGLSPAVTAAPTPRPAFPSTPLQTPRPTPTQSGGFSSCPILLQKLVEFFTWLQELLQNLREGLSTRMDRIQCRLQCTMTISCRGAAC; encoded by the exons atgccactggcagTGATGCATCTGCTCCATCTCCTCGTcgtgctggccctgtgctggcctgcacacagtgcctgggacagctgtgg agggacctgcgggctccggcccatggctGCTGATGACGGCACCTCGCGCgtggtggggggcacagacgcccagacaggggcctggccctggatcgtgagcatccaggatctcTGGGCAGCAGGCACGaggcatgtgtgcggagggtccctcatcagcccgcagtgggtcctcacagcagcccactgcttcatcaaggccag gcacatcaccatgtggcgcgtggtggttggggccaccCACTTGACTCagctgggcccggaggcccaagtgcgcacTATTAAGCGGCTGCTCGTTCATGAAGACTATAGGAACATCCCACACATTAACGACATTGcactgctggagttggaccagcctgtccagtgcagcaactCCATACAGCTtgcctgtgtgcccgacgcctcaCTAAAAGTGTCAGAGCTGACGACCTGCTACATCAGTGGTTGGGTGTCCACGAcagcgagag ctgaaggatcaacggatgtcctgcaggagtccaaggtccacctcatcgacctcaacctctgcaacagcagccggtggtacctaggggccgtccacccccacaacctgtgcgctggctacccgcagggcggcatcgacacctgccag ggggacagcggtgctcctctcgtctgcaaagacaagaatGCTGAGTACTTCTGGCtcgttggggtgaccagctgggggagaggctgtacgagagcaaaacggcccggaatctacacctccactcagcacttttacgaCTGGATCCTAGAACggatggggctgagcccagcagtaaCGGCTGCTCCGACGCCACGGCCAGCCTTCCCCTCAACCCCCCTTCAGACGCCAAGGCCAACACCAACGCAATCAGGCGGGTTCAGCTCCTGCCCCATTCTACTGCAGAAgttggtggaattcttcacttggttgcaggagctcctgcagaaccTGAGGGAAGGCCTGAGCACCAGGATGGACAGgatccagtgcaggctgcagtgcaccaTGACCATCTCCTGCAGGGGCGCTGCCTGCTGA